From Streptomyces fungicidicus, one genomic window encodes:
- a CDS encoding HEAT repeat domain-containing protein — translation MTMTSQDTEAARTLRALEDDRSSVRLRAALAAGTTPDPRFVDKLIDRSALEPEFLVRDMLTWALTRHPVSLTLPGLLHEVRSERAQARSQALHTLSKIGDRRAWPALTRALLSDADDEVARTAWRAAVVLVPEGEEPGLAAILAEQLGRGERETQRSLSRALAALGDVILPALRAAAAAPGERVRAHALATERLLRDPDADFACAIEEAKRVVALGGTGDEGR, via the coding sequence ATGACCATGACGAGCCAGGACACCGAAGCGGCGCGAACGCTCCGGGCGCTGGAGGACGACCGTTCGTCCGTGCGGCTGCGGGCGGCGCTGGCGGCCGGCACCACGCCGGACCCCCGCTTCGTGGACAAACTCATCGACAGAAGCGCGCTGGAGCCCGAGTTCCTCGTCCGCGACATGCTGACCTGGGCACTCACCCGCCACCCGGTGTCACTCACCCTCCCCGGGCTGCTCCACGAGGTCCGCTCGGAGCGGGCGCAGGCGCGGAGCCAGGCGCTGCACACCCTGTCCAAGATCGGGGACCGGCGGGCGTGGCCCGCGCTCACCCGGGCGCTGCTCTCCGACGCCGACGACGAAGTGGCGCGGACCGCCTGGCGGGCCGCGGTCGTGCTGGTGCCGGAAGGCGAGGAGCCCGGCTTGGCCGCGATCCTGGCCGAGCAGCTGGGACGCGGTGAGCGGGAGACGCAACGCAGTCTCAGCCGGGCACTGGCCGCGCTCGGTGACGTGATCCTGCCGGCGCTGCGCGCCGCCGCGGCGGCCCCCGGCGAGCGCGTCCGCGCGCACGCGCTCGCCACCGAGCGGCTGCTGCGCGACCCGGACGCCGACTTCGCGTGCGCGATCGAGGAGGCGAAGCGGGTCGTGGCCCTCGGCGGCACCGGCGATGAGGGACGATAG
- a CDS encoding GNAT family N-acetyltransferase encodes MLKGDKVGLRARHEDDIPVLRAELYDDVVNASRAEGGPWRPITPGSKDPRLVVDDKEQGHVPFSVVELDGGTLIGTATLWGIDTHNRGAHIGLGLLPSSRGKGYGTDVVAVLCRYGFVVRGLHRLQIETLSDNTAMLRSAERNGFVREGVLRSSAWVMGEFLDEVLLGLLSRDWKPAPAG; translated from the coding sequence ATGCTGAAAGGCGACAAGGTCGGGCTCAGGGCCCGGCACGAGGACGACATTCCGGTCCTGCGGGCCGAGCTCTACGACGACGTGGTCAACGCCTCGCGGGCCGAGGGCGGCCCGTGGCGGCCGATCACTCCCGGCTCGAAGGATCCGCGGCTCGTGGTGGACGACAAGGAACAGGGGCACGTCCCGTTCTCCGTGGTGGAGCTCGACGGCGGCACGCTGATCGGCACCGCGACGCTCTGGGGCATCGACACCCACAACCGGGGGGCGCACATCGGGCTCGGGCTCCTGCCGTCCTCGCGCGGTAAGGGCTACGGCACCGACGTGGTCGCGGTGCTGTGCCGCTACGGCTTCGTCGTGCGCGGCCTGCACCGGCTGCAGATCGAGACGTTGTCGGACAACACCGCGATGCTGCGCTCCGCAGAGCGCAACGGCTTCGTCCGCGAGGGCGTGCTGCGTTCCTCGGCCTGGGTGATGGGCGAGTTCCTGGACGAGGTGCTGCTCGGACTGCTCAGCAGGGACTGGAAGCCGGCCCCGGCGGGCTGA
- a CDS encoding endonuclease/exonuclease/phosphatase family protein yields the protein MVLGRGARLLAGAVIVACMVLLGPSSPIGAPFAGSLPVDAVRDVVPNRVMTWNLCNPCEESDVDRAAEIARHAPQVIALQEACARDVERIRDHLESLHGLVYHVEYGTVLRNWGRCGGAPWKPGAFGQAVLSAAPMTDRVLVEYPDGGSEDRGYMAVTTEVGGRSVRVFNTHLAERRQEEVRAGQAGVLAEAVARHDRAIVLGDFNAVPYAPELARMWELAEDADPRCRPSDAGTCEPTTDWNSKFDYVFLRGIAPLRHHVEPTRYSDHHLLRTDLAPS from the coding sequence ATGGTGCTCGGAAGGGGCGCGCGGTTGCTCGCGGGTGCCGTGATCGTGGCCTGCATGGTGCTCCTCGGCCCCAGTTCCCCGATCGGCGCCCCCTTCGCCGGATCACTGCCCGTCGACGCCGTGCGGGACGTCGTACCGAACCGGGTCATGACCTGGAACCTCTGCAACCCCTGCGAGGAGAGCGACGTCGACCGGGCGGCGGAGATCGCCCGTCACGCGCCCCAGGTCATCGCCCTGCAGGAAGCGTGCGCACGGGACGTCGAGAGGATCCGGGACCATCTGGAGAGCCTGCACGGGCTCGTCTACCACGTCGAGTACGGGACGGTGCTGCGGAACTGGGGCCGGTGCGGCGGAGCGCCGTGGAAGCCGGGGGCCTTCGGCCAGGCGGTCCTCTCGGCCGCGCCGATGACGGACCGGGTCCTTGTGGAGTATCCGGACGGCGGATCCGAGGACCGCGGCTACATGGCCGTCACCACCGAGGTGGGCGGCCGGTCCGTCCGCGTCTTCAACACCCACCTCGCCGAACGACGTCAGGAGGAGGTCCGGGCGGGACAGGCCGGCGTGCTCGCCGAGGCGGTGGCCCGGCACGATCGCGCGATCGTGCTCGGCGACTTCAACGCCGTGCCCTACGCCCCCGAACTCGCCCGGATGTGGGAACTGGCCGAGGACGCCGACCCCCGCTGCCGCCCCTCGGACGCCGGAACCTGCGAGCCGACCACCGACTGGAACAGCAAGTTCGACTACGTTTTCCTGCGTGGCATCGCCCCGCTCCGGCACCATGTGGAGCCCACCCGCTACTCGGACCACCACCTGCTGCGGACCGACCTGGCTCCGTCGTGA
- the aztD gene encoding zinc metallochaperone AztD: protein MNKKIRKRVALGASVALTVSALLTACGGGEATSSDARAAKEPSATPATPVEDPLVATFDGGLYILDGESLELAGTIELPGFNRVNPAGDDDHVIVSTDSGFRVLDAARRSLTDITYEGAKPGHVVRHAGKTVLFTDGTGEVNVFDPAGLRGGRKPEGRTYTSARPHHGVAIELSDGRLLSTLGTEEKRTGALVLDENGKEITRSENCPGVHGEAAAEGEAVAVGCEDGVLLYRNGKFTKVDAPDDYGRIGNQAGSDASPILLGDYKTDPDAELERPTRVSLIDTATAKLRLVDLGTSYSFRSLGRGPHGEALVLGTDGVLHVLDPETGRVEKKITVVDAWKEPLDWQQPRPALFVRDHTAYVSEPGKRKLHAVDIETGRHLASVTLPQSTNELSGVALH, encoded by the coding sequence GTGAACAAGAAGATACGGAAGAGAGTCGCCCTCGGTGCGTCCGTCGCCCTGACGGTGTCCGCCCTCCTGACCGCCTGCGGGGGAGGGGAAGCCACCTCGTCCGACGCCCGGGCGGCGAAGGAGCCGAGTGCCACCCCCGCCACCCCGGTCGAGGACCCGCTGGTCGCCACCTTCGACGGCGGTCTGTACATCCTGGACGGCGAAAGCCTCGAACTCGCCGGGACCATCGAGCTGCCCGGTTTCAACCGCGTCAATCCCGCCGGAGACGACGACCACGTCATCGTCTCCACCGACAGCGGCTTCCGGGTCCTCGACGCCGCCCGCCGGTCCCTCACCGACATCACCTACGAAGGCGCCAAGCCGGGCCACGTCGTCCGCCACGCCGGCAAGACGGTGCTCTTCACCGACGGCACCGGCGAGGTCAACGTCTTCGACCCGGCCGGCCTGCGCGGCGGCAGGAAGCCCGAAGGCCGCACCTACACCTCGGCCCGGCCGCACCACGGAGTCGCCATCGAACTGAGTGACGGCCGACTGCTCAGCACCCTCGGCACCGAGGAGAAGCGCACCGGCGCGCTCGTCCTGGACGAGAACGGCAAGGAGATCACCCGCAGCGAGAACTGCCCCGGCGTGCACGGCGAAGCCGCCGCCGAGGGCGAGGCCGTCGCCGTCGGCTGCGAGGACGGTGTCCTCCTCTACAGGAACGGCAAGTTCACCAAGGTCGACGCCCCCGACGACTACGGCCGGATCGGCAACCAGGCCGGCAGCGACGCCTCCCCGATTCTCCTCGGGGACTACAAGACCGACCCGGACGCCGAACTGGAACGCCCGACCCGCGTCTCCCTCATCGACACCGCGACGGCGAAGCTGCGCCTGGTCGACCTCGGCACCAGCTACTCCTTCCGCTCACTCGGGCGCGGCCCGCACGGCGAGGCACTCGTCCTCGGCACCGACGGCGTCCTCCACGTCCTCGACCCGGAGACCGGCCGGGTCGAGAAGAAGATCACCGTCGTCGACGCGTGGAAGGAGCCCCTCGACTGGCAGCAGCCACGGCCCGCCCTCTTCGTCCGCGACCACACCGCGTACGTCTCCGAACCGGGCAAGCGCAAGCTGCACGCCGTCGACATCGAGACCGGCCGCCACCTCGCGTCGGTGACCCTGCCGCAGAGCACGAACGAACTCTCGGGCGTCGCCCTCCACTGA
- the aztC gene encoding zinc ABC transporter substrate-binding protein AztC has product MTRAGRTLLRLRRSAAALTALLCAGTATACASPDERPRVVVTTNILGDVTREIVGAEADVTVLMKPNADPHSFGLSAVQAAEMENADLVVFNGLGLEENVLRHVEAARESGVATFEVGEAVDPLTFRAPDDGGPERESGQPDPHFWTDPDRVRKAAGLIADEVVEQVGGVDEKTVRRNAARYDRQLAALTAWMEKSFDRIPEDKRALVTNHHVFGYLADRFGFRVIGAVIPSGTTLASPSSSDLRSLTEAMREAGVRTVFADSSRPARLADVLRGELGGRVEVIELYSESLTAEGEGADTYLRMMRANTTAVTEGLTPR; this is encoded by the coding sequence ATGACACGGGCCGGACGAACCCTGCTGCGGCTACGCCGCTCGGCGGCGGCCCTGACCGCCCTCCTCTGCGCGGGCACGGCCACCGCCTGCGCGAGCCCCGACGAGCGGCCCCGAGTCGTGGTGACGACCAACATCCTCGGCGACGTCACCCGGGAGATCGTCGGTGCCGAGGCCGACGTCACCGTCCTCATGAAACCCAACGCCGACCCGCACTCCTTCGGACTGTCGGCCGTGCAGGCCGCCGAGATGGAGAACGCCGACCTCGTCGTCTTCAACGGTCTCGGCCTGGAGGAGAACGTACTGCGGCACGTGGAGGCCGCCCGGGAGTCCGGGGTGGCCACCTTCGAGGTCGGCGAGGCGGTGGACCCCCTCACCTTCCGGGCGCCGGACGACGGAGGCCCCGAGCGGGAGAGCGGGCAGCCCGACCCGCACTTCTGGACCGACCCCGACCGCGTCCGCAAGGCCGCCGGCCTGATCGCCGACGAGGTGGTCGAGCAGGTGGGCGGCGTGGACGAGAAGACGGTCCGCCGCAACGCCGCCCGCTACGACCGGCAACTCGCCGCTCTCACCGCCTGGATGGAGAAGTCCTTCGACCGCATACCCGAGGACAAGCGCGCCCTGGTCACCAACCACCACGTCTTCGGCTACCTCGCCGACCGGTTCGGGTTCCGGGTGATCGGCGCGGTCATACCCAGCGGTACCACCCTGGCGTCGCCCAGCTCCTCCGACCTGCGCTCCCTCACCGAAGCCATGCGCGAGGCCGGGGTGCGCACGGTGTTCGCAGACTCCTCCCGGCCCGCACGACTCGCCGACGTCCTGCGCGGTGAACTGGGCGGCCGGGTCGAGGTGATCGAGCTGTACTCGGAGTCGCTCACCGCCGAGGGCGAGGGCGCCGACACCTACCTGCGGATGATGCGCGCCAACACCACCGCCGTGACCGAAGGCCTCACGCCCCGCTGA
- the aztB gene encoding zinc ABC transporter permease AztB produces MEWLTDPFEATFVQRALWGGMLVSAICALAGTWVVLRGMAFLGDAMSHGLLPGVALAALLGGNLLLGALLSAAVMAAGVTALGRTPKLSQDTGIGLLFVGMLSLGVIVVSRSQSFAVELTGILFGDVLAVRAQDVLLLGGALVAALVVSVLGHRAFLALAFDVRKARTLGLRPRLAHGVLLGLLALAIVASFHIVGTLLVLGLLIAPPAAALPWARSVPGVMALAALLGVTATFCGLLLSWHLGTAAGATVSALAVCLFFLSRLASAVHHRDARPSGVRPAATD; encoded by the coding sequence ATGGAGTGGTTGACAGACCCTTTCGAGGCGACGTTCGTGCAACGGGCGCTGTGGGGCGGAATGTTGGTGTCGGCGATCTGTGCCCTGGCGGGCACCTGGGTGGTGCTGAGGGGGATGGCCTTCCTCGGTGACGCCATGTCCCACGGACTGCTGCCGGGGGTCGCCCTGGCAGCGCTGCTCGGCGGCAACCTCCTGCTGGGGGCGCTGCTGAGCGCGGCGGTCATGGCCGCGGGCGTCACCGCCCTCGGCCGTACGCCGAAGCTGTCCCAGGACACCGGGATCGGCCTGCTCTTCGTGGGGATGCTGTCGCTGGGCGTCATCGTCGTGTCGCGTTCGCAGTCCTTCGCGGTCGAGCTGACCGGAATCCTCTTCGGCGACGTACTGGCCGTGCGCGCACAGGACGTGCTGCTGCTGGGCGGAGCCCTGGTGGCGGCCCTCGTCGTCTCGGTCCTCGGCCATCGCGCCTTCCTGGCCCTGGCGTTCGACGTACGCAAGGCCCGGACACTGGGCCTGCGCCCCCGCCTCGCCCATGGCGTGCTGCTGGGGCTGCTGGCGCTGGCCATCGTGGCGTCGTTCCACATCGTGGGGACGCTGCTGGTGCTGGGGCTGCTCATCGCCCCGCCGGCGGCCGCGTTGCCCTGGGCGCGGAGCGTGCCGGGCGTGATGGCCCTGGCGGCACTGCTCGGCGTGACCGCCACGTTCTGCGGCCTGCTGCTGTCCTGGCATCTGGGCACCGCGGCCGGAGCGACCGTGTCGGCCCTGGCCGTGTGCCTGTTCTTCCTCTCCCGTCTGGCATCCGCCGTCCACCACCGCGACGCACGCCCGTCAGGCGTCCGTCCGGCGGCAACCGACTGA
- the aztA gene encoding zinc ABC transporter ATP-binding protein AztA produces MTIMFNKPHLPLAASGDAPFHIRLTGLTAGYSGRPALHQLDAEIPALTITALVGPNGSGKSTLLGVLAGVIQPTAGELRRNGGRPPAFVPQRGAVGDALPLTVRQTVEMGRWGDRGPWRRLTRRDRALVDTAMDRLGIAHLAARQLGELSGGQRQRALIAQGIAQESDLLLLDEPATGLDPGARERMATLLTELVADGVTVVHATHDLDAARSAGTCLLLHEGRLVGQGHPGQLLTPAAPDRIRRPA; encoded by the coding sequence ATGACAATCATGTTCAACAAACCCCACCTCCCCCTCGCCGCCTCCGGCGACGCGCCGTTCCACATCCGCCTGACGGGACTGACCGCGGGCTATTCGGGACGGCCGGCCCTGCATCAACTGGACGCGGAAATACCGGCGTTGACGATCACCGCGCTCGTGGGCCCGAACGGCAGCGGGAAGTCCACGCTGCTCGGCGTCCTGGCCGGTGTGATCCAGCCCACGGCAGGCGAGCTGCGCCGCAACGGCGGCCGGCCACCCGCCTTCGTCCCGCAGCGCGGCGCGGTCGGCGACGCCCTGCCGCTGACGGTCCGGCAGACCGTGGAGATGGGGCGCTGGGGCGACCGCGGCCCGTGGCGCCGGCTGACCCGGCGGGACCGCGCCCTCGTGGACACGGCCATGGACCGCCTGGGCATCGCCCACCTGGCCGCTCGTCAGCTGGGCGAACTGTCCGGCGGACAGCGGCAGCGCGCCCTGATCGCCCAGGGAATCGCCCAGGAGTCGGACCTCCTGCTGCTGGACGAGCCGGCCACCGGACTGGACCCCGGGGCCAGGGAACGCATGGCGACGCTGCTGACAGAGCTGGTGGCCGACGGCGTGACCGTCGTGCACGCCACTCACGATCTGGACGCGGCCCGCTCGGCCGGCACATGCCTCCTGCTGCACGAGGGGCGTCTCGTGGGACAGGGACACCCCGGGCAGCTCCTCACCCCGGCGGCGCCCGACCGGATCCGGCGGCCGGCCTGA
- the sigJ gene encoding RNA polymerase sigma factor SigJ, producing MATVGVDAGEVAGERRQLINVAYRLLGSVTEAEDAVQDAYARWYALPRSRREGILSPGAWLTTVTSRICLDLLGSARARRERYVGAWLPEPLPGRSVAGRSGGTGTTGPADPAEQIVLDESVSMAFLVVLDSMTPAERVAFVLHDVFRYPFAEVSDVLGRTPAACKQLAASARRRVGGARAPLPAAGRADVVRRVKEAWETKDIVALVGVLDPAAVMTADGGGMVGTVLRPVEGGARIAQYMVAIADRAPGLEILVRPVNGVPGLVARRSGVVVTVASFDVSDGRVSRIWVVRNPEKLRPWTREG from the coding sequence ATGGCGACTGTCGGGGTGGACGCCGGCGAGGTGGCCGGCGAGCGGCGTCAACTGATCAATGTGGCCTACCGGTTGCTCGGCTCGGTGACCGAGGCGGAGGACGCCGTGCAGGACGCCTACGCCCGCTGGTACGCCCTGCCGCGGAGCCGGCGGGAGGGGATCCTGTCCCCCGGCGCCTGGCTGACGACGGTGACCAGCCGCATCTGCCTGGACCTGCTCGGCTCGGCGCGGGCCCGCCGGGAACGGTACGTCGGCGCGTGGCTGCCCGAGCCGCTGCCCGGGCGCAGCGTGGCGGGCCGCTCGGGCGGCACCGGCACCACCGGCCCGGCGGACCCCGCCGAACAGATCGTCCTGGACGAGTCGGTGTCCATGGCCTTCCTCGTCGTCCTGGACTCGATGACGCCCGCCGAGCGGGTGGCGTTCGTCCTGCACGACGTCTTCCGGTACCCGTTCGCCGAGGTCTCCGACGTTCTCGGCCGGACCCCCGCGGCCTGCAAGCAGTTGGCGGCCTCCGCCCGGCGGCGGGTGGGCGGCGCGCGGGCTCCGCTGCCGGCCGCAGGCCGGGCCGACGTGGTGAGGCGGGTCAAGGAGGCCTGGGAGACCAAGGACATCGTGGCCCTCGTCGGGGTTCTCGACCCGGCCGCCGTGATGACCGCCGACGGGGGCGGCATGGTCGGCACCGTCCTGCGCCCGGTCGAGGGCGGCGCGCGCATCGCCCAGTACATGGTCGCCATCGCCGACCGTGCTCCGGGGCTCGAGATCCTCGTGCGGCCGGTCAACGGCGTGCCGGGACTGGTGGCCAGGCGGTCCGGGGTCGTCGTGACGGTCGCCTCGTTCGACGTCTCCGACGGACGGGTCAGCCGGATCTGGGTGGTGCGCAACCCGGAGAAGCTACGGCCGTGGACGCGGGAGGGCTGA
- a CDS encoding MFS transporter: MTDSAVRRRRRALFVFFLIPGLAMSSWVTRTPDVRDRLGVSTGEMGLVLFGLSVGSMLGILGSGPLVSRFGPRPVIGAGTALIVLSMLLAGAGTAASSAPAVTAGLFLFGAGMGGGEVALNVDGAEVERLTRRTVLPALHGFFSLGTVIGACVGIACTAAALPVSWHLAAVALVTAALFAHAYRAIPAGAGGAPDDSEQVTDAEKGQRPAVWKDRRLLLIGGIVLTMALAEGAANDWLPLLMVDGHGMGAALGSAVYAGFAAAMAIGRFGGGFFIDRFGRAPVVRASALSAALGLAVVIFAEAPVLAGAAVFFWGLGASLGFPLALSAAGDSGPRAAARVSLVATIGYVAFLVGPPGLGFLGDHYGLRAAMTVVLVLVAVAVFLAPAVATRRAAPAQPHPGRRPEPAHEVREPELP; this comes from the coding sequence ATGACTGATTCCGCGGTGCGCCGACGCCGGAGAGCCCTCTTCGTCTTCTTCCTGATACCCGGCCTGGCGATGTCCTCGTGGGTCACCCGCACCCCGGACGTACGGGACCGGCTCGGTGTCTCCACCGGCGAGATGGGCCTGGTCCTCTTCGGTCTGTCCGTCGGCTCCATGCTCGGCATCCTCGGCTCCGGCCCGCTGGTCTCCCGCTTCGGCCCCCGGCCCGTGATCGGCGCCGGCACCGCCCTGATCGTGCTGAGCATGCTCCTGGCCGGCGCCGGCACCGCCGCCTCCTCGGCCCCCGCCGTCACGGCCGGTCTGTTCCTCTTCGGCGCGGGCATGGGCGGCGGCGAAGTCGCCCTCAACGTCGACGGTGCGGAGGTCGAGCGCCTCACCCGGCGCACCGTGCTGCCCGCGCTGCACGGCTTCTTCAGTCTCGGCACGGTCATCGGCGCCTGCGTGGGCATCGCCTGCACTGCCGCCGCCCTTCCGGTGTCGTGGCACCTGGCCGCGGTCGCGCTCGTGACGGCCGCCCTCTTCGCCCACGCCTACCGCGCCATCCCCGCCGGAGCCGGCGGGGCCCCGGACGACTCGGAGCAGGTCACGGACGCGGAGAAGGGGCAGCGGCCCGCGGTGTGGAAGGACCGGCGTCTGCTGCTCATCGGCGGCATCGTGCTGACCATGGCTCTGGCCGAGGGGGCCGCCAACGACTGGCTGCCGCTGCTCATGGTCGACGGGCACGGCATGGGTGCCGCCCTGGGGTCGGCCGTGTACGCGGGCTTCGCCGCCGCCATGGCGATCGGCCGTTTCGGCGGCGGCTTCTTCATCGACCGCTTCGGCCGCGCTCCCGTGGTCCGCGCCAGCGCCCTCTCGGCCGCCCTCGGACTCGCCGTCGTCATCTTCGCCGAGGCCCCCGTCCTCGCCGGAGCGGCCGTGTTCTTCTGGGGGCTGGGCGCCTCGCTCGGCTTCCCGCTCGCGTTGTCCGCGGCCGGCGACTCCGGTCCGCGCGCGGCGGCACGTGTCAGCCTGGTGGCGACCATCGGCTACGTCGCCTTCCTCGTGGGCCCGCCCGGCCTGGGTTTCCTCGGCGACCACTACGGGCTGCGCGCCGCGATGACCGTCGTCCTCGTCCTCGTCGCCGTGGCGGTCTTCCTCGCGCCCGCGGTCGCCACCCGCCGAGCGGCTCCGGCGCAGCCCCACCCCGGGCGGCGGCCGGAACCGGCCCACGAAGTCCGGGAGCCCGAACTCCCGTGA
- a CDS encoding PP2C family protein-serine/threonine phosphatase has product MNGGGGAGQPGAPGPPSRPGTGLEQVGAQLRALTDAKDRLQGLLDAVLAISRELDLSVVLRRIVTTAMELVGARYGALGVLHESGEYLRELITAGLSEDERAALAGVDFPHGEGVLGHLIRDPRPLRVGDIASHPASVGFPPGHPRMRTLLGIAISVRGEIYGDLYLSERHDGRPFDRHDEDIVVALAGAAGVAIENARLFAQVRDSAETFQRLLLPTLSDLSPFTAATVYRPAAEPNRLGGDWYDALVLPDGSVGVMIGDVGGHDLRAAAAMAQARSMLRALFYDRRTPPSEVLTQLDHTLHATTDIPVTTACLARVEPGESGWVLRWSTAGHFPPLLIGPGAETEYLYAEPGLPLGVSTGEHRPDHTRPLPPGSVLVFFTDGLVEHPARPLDENLTALAGLAASLVSRPLQEFVQALADRHPSDGRDDMAVLALRVPLGPGPPPGAATAGRSR; this is encoded by the coding sequence GTGAACGGCGGGGGCGGGGCCGGGCAGCCGGGGGCGCCCGGACCGCCGTCGCGCCCGGGCACCGGGCTGGAGCAGGTGGGCGCGCAGTTGCGGGCGCTGACCGATGCCAAGGACCGGCTGCAGGGCCTGCTCGACGCGGTGCTCGCCATCAGCCGGGAACTGGACCTGTCGGTGGTGCTGCGGCGGATCGTCACCACCGCCATGGAACTGGTGGGTGCCCGTTACGGAGCACTCGGGGTGCTGCACGAGTCCGGCGAGTACCTGCGGGAGCTCATCACGGCGGGCCTGAGCGAGGACGAGCGCGCGGCGCTGGCCGGGGTGGACTTCCCGCACGGCGAAGGGGTGCTCGGGCACCTCATCCGTGATCCGAGGCCGCTGCGGGTCGGCGACATCGCCTCCCATCCCGCCTCGGTCGGCTTTCCGCCCGGCCACCCGCGCATGCGCACCCTGCTGGGGATCGCCATCAGCGTCCGCGGCGAAATCTACGGCGACCTCTATCTGTCCGAACGCCACGACGGGCGGCCCTTCGACCGCCACGACGAGGACATCGTCGTCGCCCTCGCCGGCGCCGCCGGTGTCGCGATCGAGAACGCCCGCCTGTTCGCACAGGTCCGCGACAGTGCCGAGACCTTCCAGCGTCTGCTGCTGCCCACCCTGTCCGATCTGAGCCCCTTCACCGCCGCCACCGTCTACCGGCCCGCCGCCGAGCCGAACCGGCTCGGCGGCGACTGGTACGACGCCCTCGTGCTGCCCGACGGCTCGGTCGGGGTCATGATCGGTGACGTCGGCGGCCACGACCTGCGGGCGGCCGCCGCCATGGCCCAGGCCCGCAGCATGCTCCGCGCGCTGTTCTACGACCGCCGCACCCCGCCCAGCGAAGTGCTCACCCAACTGGACCACACGCTGCACGCCACCACGGACATCCCGGTGACGACGGCCTGCCTGGCCCGGGTGGAGCCCGGGGAGTCCGGCTGGGTGCTGCGCTGGAGCACCGCCGGACACTTCCCGCCCCTGCTGATCGGCCCCGGCGCGGAGACGGAGTACCTGTACGCCGAACCCGGCCTGCCGCTCGGGGTGAGCACCGGCGAGCACCGCCCCGATCACACGCGCCCGCTGCCGCCGGGTTCGGTGCTGGTCTTCTTCACCGACGGACTCGTCGAGCACCCCGCACGTCCCCTCGACGAGAACCTGACCGCGCTCGCCGGTCTCGCCGCCTCCCTCGTCTCACGGCCGCTGCAGGAGTTCGTGCAGGCACTGGCCGACCGACACCCCAGCGACGGCCGCGACGACATGGCCGTCCTCGCGCTCCGCGTCCCTCTCGGCCCCGGTCCCCCGCCGGGCGCCGCCACGGCCGGACGCAGCCGCTGA
- a CDS encoding ABC transporter ATP-binding protein, translating to MTDSRPDGGLRADRVARRTDGRLIVDGVTLFPRTGETVGLLGPNGSGKSTLLRLLAGVLAPSAGVVTLDGRPLPEVGRRAAARRVATVGQHAHTQTELTVRDVVALGRVPHRRLWVPASDADARAVTAALERTGLTDRAAQSWHTLSGGERQRAQIARALAQEPRELLLDEPTNHLDIQHQLDLLDLIASLPVTTVVALHDLNLAAMYCDRLLVLREGRTVAEGSPSDVLTPALIEDVYGVRAEVTHERDRPVIRFLRRAPRPASPGEDRPSPVP from the coding sequence ATGACGGACTCCCGCCCGGACGGCGGGCTGCGCGCGGACCGTGTCGCCCGCCGCACCGACGGCCGCCTCATCGTCGACGGCGTCACCCTGTTCCCGCGCACCGGCGAGACCGTCGGCCTGCTCGGCCCCAACGGCTCCGGGAAGTCGACGCTGCTGCGTCTGCTCGCCGGCGTCCTCGCCCCCTCCGCCGGCGTCGTCACGCTCGACGGACGGCCCCTGCCCGAGGTCGGCCGCCGCGCCGCCGCACGCCGTGTCGCCACCGTCGGACAGCACGCCCACACGCAGACCGAACTGACCGTCCGCGACGTCGTCGCCCTCGGCCGTGTCCCGCACCGTCGCCTCTGGGTTCCGGCGTCGGACGCCGACGCCCGCGCCGTCACCGCCGCCCTGGAACGCACCGGCCTGACCGACCGGGCCGCCCAGTCCTGGCACACCCTCTCGGGCGGCGAACGCCAGCGCGCCCAGATCGCCCGCGCCCTCGCCCAGGAACCCCGCGAGCTGCTGCTGGACGAGCCGACCAACCACCTCGACATCCAACACCAGTTGGACCTGCTCGACCTGATCGCCTCGCTGCCCGTCACCACCGTCGTCGCCCTGCACGACCTCAACCTCGCCGCGATGTACTGCGACCGCCTGCTCGTCCTGCGGGAGGGCCGCACCGTCGCGGAGGGCAGCCCGTCGGACGTGCTCACCCCCGCCCTCATCGAGGACGTCTACGGCGTCCGCGCCGAGGTGACGCACGAACGGGACCGTCCGGTGATCCGCTTCCTGCGCCGCGCCCCGAGGCCGGCGTCCCCCGGGGAGGACCGTCCGTCCCCCGTGCCCTGA